The Dasypus novemcinctus isolate mDasNov1 chromosome 12, mDasNov1.1.hap2, whole genome shotgun sequence genome includes a window with the following:
- the CCER1 gene encoding coiled-coil domain-containing glutamate-rich protein 1: protein MTQTTDRREDPLNLGGGWASSAPLRTWSCHRRRRGTPIYKRRQYYGPKTEYEPPRKQPKPQHGPGFWFQPPPRRPYWAVYSNCGRWGGHWRPPAAGFRNPPGRVQVIRVYGLHPLCVCCCSCWRGPRNPGWARPYGRKKRWGRRGRGLRRHPRRSFPRSPPVDLSMLLRPVNLYGWRAPGMRAPRNTTQFIMNQIYEDMRQQEKLERQQEALRAQQVQASSATAAATSSGDDAPPSGGEEDAELQGSSYSSVQDPSLAFSPAFVEESRSPTPQLEEEEEINDEEECNEEACDGKEEESEEEDEAEAEEEESEAEEEEVEAEEEEDVEEPGSVEEGDKEEEEEEEEEEEEGLEEEEEEGVEEDEQSKEENHLPLEMPLSILVGADEERENFINYTYLSPKQLIPNVSQEALFMVQDINC from the coding sequence ATGACCCAGACTACCGACAGAAGGGAGGACCCTCTTAACCTGGGCGGCGGCTGGGCATCCTCGGCCCCCTTACGCACCTGGTCCTGCCACCGAAGGCGCAGAGGCACCCCGATTTACAAGCGGCGCCAGTACTATGGCCCCAAAACCGAATACGAGCCCCCGAGGAAACAGCCGAAGCCACAGCATGGCCCGGGCTTTTGGTTCCAACCACCACCCCGACGGCCCTACTGGGCTGTGTACTCCAACTGCGGGCGCTGGGGAGGACACTGGCGCCCACCTGCGGCGGGATTCAGGAACCCCCCCGGCCGGGTGCAAGTGATTCGGGTGTACGGACTGCACCCGCTCTGCGtttgctgctgctcctgctggcGCGGGCCGCGGAACCCCGGCTGGGCGAGACCCTACGGCAGGAAGAAGCGATGGGGCCGCAGGGGCCGCGGCCTGCGCCGCCACCCTCGCCGCTCCTTCCCGAGGAGCCCGCCGGTGGATCTGAGCATGCTGCTGCGGCCCGTCAACCTGTACGGGTGGCGGGCACCAGGCATGCGCGCACCACGGAACACCACTCAGTTCATCATGAACCAGATCTACGAGGACATGCGGCAGCAGGAGAAGCTCGAGCGCCAGCAGGAGGCGCTGCGGGCGCAGCAGGTCCAGGCGAGCAGCGCGACCGCCGCGGCCACCTCCTCCGGAGACGACGCGCCCCCCAGCGGCGGCGAGGAAGACGCGGAGCTGCAGGGAAGTTCGTATAGCTCTGTGCAGGATCCCTCTCTAGCCTTCAGTCCTGCCTTCGTGGAGGAGAGCCGATCTCCCACCCCGCAgttagaggaggaagaggagataaACGATGAGGAGGAATGTAATGAAGAGGCGTGTGATGGCAAGGAGGAGGAGAGTGAAGAGGAGGATGAGGCGGAGGCCGAAGAGGAAGAGTCAGAAGCCGAGGAGGAAGAGGTGGAAGCGGAGGAGGAAGAAGACGTCGAAGAGCCTGGCTCTGTTGAGGAGGGggacaaggaggaagaagaggaggaggaagaagaggaggaggagggactagaagaagaagaagaggaaggggtGGAGGAGGATGAGCAGAGTAAGGAAGAGAACCATTTGCCTCTGGAAATGCCATTATCAATCCTAGTAGGGGCTGAcgaagagagagagaactttatAAACTATACTTATTTAAGCCCGAAACAACTAATTCCTAATGTGTCACAGGAAGCTCTGTTCATGGTACAGGACATTAACTGCTAG